In one Pseudomonas sp. Bout1 genomic region, the following are encoded:
- the folK gene encoding 2-amino-4-hydroxy-6-hydroxymethyldihydropteridine diphosphokinase, with the protein MSLTQVYLGLGSNIEREAHLCGGLDALAGFLTDMRCSAVFESQPVGIKSGPFFNLVVSAYTDLPLIELDRRLKFIEADNGRYAPDRKGLPLDIDVLLYGELVGNFDGLVLPRAEILKNAFVLWPLSLMAPERVHPEAGKTFAALWRDAHIDQVLAPVAFEWRDQPLTPDALL; encoded by the coding sequence ATGTCGCTAACTCAGGTTTACCTCGGCCTTGGCAGCAATATCGAGCGCGAGGCTCATCTGTGTGGAGGCCTCGATGCGCTGGCGGGTTTTTTGACGGATATGCGCTGTTCGGCGGTGTTCGAAAGCCAGCCAGTGGGCATCAAGAGCGGGCCGTTCTTCAATCTGGTGGTGTCGGCGTATACCGACCTACCGTTGATTGAGCTGGACCGCCGCCTGAAGTTCATTGAGGCCGACAACGGCCGCTACGCCCCGGATCGCAAGGGCTTGCCGCTGGACATCGACGTGCTGCTGTACGGCGAGCTGGTGGGTAACTTCGATGGCCTGGTTCTGCCTCGGGCCGAAATCCTGAAAAACGCGTTTGTGCTGTGGCCGCTGTCGTTGATGGCGCCGGAGCGTGTGCACCCCGAGGCTGGCAAGACGTTTGCCGCGCTGTGGAGGGATGCACACATAGATCAGGTATTGGCGCCGGTCGCATTCGAGTGGCGGGATCAGCCATTAACGCCGGATGCGCTCTTGTAA
- the folB gene encoding dihydroneopterin aldolase, producing the protein MDRVFIEGLEVDTVIGAYDWERGIRQCLRLDLSFAWDNRPAAAGDDLTLALDYASVSARIQAFAEQAQFQLVETFAERLAEVLMSEFQIPWLHLKLTKPGAVPAAKGVGVEIERGCR; encoded by the coding sequence TTGGACAGAGTGTTTATCGAAGGCCTGGAAGTCGACACCGTGATCGGGGCCTACGACTGGGAGCGCGGTATCCGGCAATGCCTGCGTCTGGACCTGAGCTTCGCCTGGGACAACCGCCCGGCCGCTGCCGGTGACGACCTGACTCTGGCGCTGGATTACGCCAGCGTGTCCGCACGCATCCAGGCCTTTGCCGAGCAGGCACAGTTCCAGCTGGTGGAAACCTTCGCCGAGCGCCTGGCCGAAGTATTGATGAGTGAGTTCCAGATTCCCTGGCTGCACCTCAAGCTGACCAAGCCTGGCGCCGTTCCGGCCGCCAAGGGCGTTGGCGTGGAGATCGAGCGCGGATGTCGCTAA
- the plsY gene encoding glycerol-3-phosphate 1-O-acyltransferase PlsY encodes MFWLLATLAYLLGSLSFAILLSRLTGNPDPRMSGSGNAGATNMLRLAGKKLAVLTLFGDVCKGLLPVLIADFAGLSLQQQAWIGVCAVLGHLFPLYFRFRGGKGVATAAGMLLGIYPPAALLAILAWLLTFYLTRTSSLAALIATPLTLPLLAWQEPAALVPMSVLTLLIVWRHRGNLRDLFAGRERHF; translated from the coding sequence ATGTTTTGGTTACTGGCGACTCTCGCCTACCTGCTCGGCTCGCTGTCCTTCGCCATTTTGCTCAGCCGCCTGACGGGAAATCCCGACCCGCGAATGAGTGGCTCAGGCAATGCCGGCGCCACCAATATGTTACGCCTGGCCGGCAAAAAACTCGCCGTATTGACGCTGTTCGGCGACGTTTGCAAAGGCTTGTTGCCCGTGCTGATCGCCGACTTCGCCGGGCTGTCGCTTCAGCAGCAAGCCTGGATCGGCGTCTGCGCGGTGCTCGGCCACCTGTTCCCGCTGTACTTCCGCTTTCGCGGTGGCAAGGGTGTTGCGACGGCGGCCGGCATGCTACTGGGGATTTACCCTCCGGCGGCGCTGCTGGCCATCCTGGCCTGGCTGCTGACCTTCTACCTCACCCGCACCAGCTCGCTGGCGGCGCTGATCGCTACGCCCCTGACCCTGCCATTGCTGGCCTGGCAGGAGCCGGCGGCGCTGGTGCCGATGAGCGTGCTTACGCTGCTGATCGTCTGGCGCCACCGGGGCAATTTACGCGACCTGTTTGCCGGGCGCGAACGGCATTTTTAA
- the tsaD gene encoding tRNA (adenosine(37)-N6)-threonylcarbamoyltransferase complex transferase subunit TsaD, whose protein sequence is MLVLGLETSCDETGVALYDSERGLLADALFSQIDLHRAYGGVVPELASRDHVKRMLPLIRQVLDEAGCVPTEIDAIAYTAGPGLVGALLVGASCAQALAFAWGIPALGVHHMEGHLLAPMLEENPPQFPFVALLVSGGHTQLVQVDGIGQYALLGESLDDAAGEAFDKTAKMMGLNYPGGPEIARLAEKGVAGRFTFPRPMCDRPGLMFSFSGLKTSALNTWQQSVSAGDDSEQARCDISLAFQQAVVETLTIKCKRALKQAGMKRLVIAGGVSANKALRLSLEKMLGDMKGDVFYARPEFCTDNGAMIAYAGCQRLQAGQHESLAISVQARWPMEQLPPL, encoded by the coding sequence ATGCTAGTTCTGGGATTAGAAACCTCGTGCGACGAAACCGGTGTCGCACTTTACGACAGTGAACGCGGGCTTTTGGCCGACGCACTGTTCAGTCAGATCGACCTGCATCGCGCCTATGGTGGCGTGGTGCCGGAGCTGGCCAGCCGTGATCATGTGAAACGCATGTTGCCCTTGATTCGCCAGGTGTTGGACGAGGCCGGCTGCGTGCCGACCGAGATCGACGCCATTGCCTATACCGCCGGCCCAGGATTGGTCGGAGCCCTTCTGGTTGGGGCTTCTTGCGCCCAGGCGCTGGCATTTGCCTGGGGCATTCCCGCCCTCGGCGTGCACCACATGGAAGGCCATTTGCTGGCGCCGATGCTGGAAGAAAACCCGCCACAGTTCCCGTTCGTCGCTTTGTTGGTTTCAGGCGGCCATACGCAGCTGGTTCAGGTCGACGGAATCGGTCAATACGCGCTGCTGGGCGAAAGCCTGGACGACGCCGCCGGTGAGGCTTTCGACAAAACCGCGAAGATGATGGGGCTCAATTATCCAGGCGGTCCGGAAATCGCCCGATTGGCGGAAAAGGGCGTGGCGGGGCGTTTCACCTTCCCGCGTCCGATGTGCGATCGCCCGGGCCTGATGTTCAGCTTCAGCGGCCTGAAAACCTCTGCGCTGAACACCTGGCAGCAGAGCGTCAGCGCCGGAGACGACAGTGAGCAAGCCCGTTGCGACATCTCTCTGGCGTTCCAGCAGGCTGTGGTGGAGACTTTGACCATCAAGTGCAAGCGGGCCCTGAAACAGGCAGGCATGAAGCGGCTGGTGATCGCTGGCGGCGTCAGCGCCAACAAGGCGTTGCGCCTGTCGCTTGAGAAAATGCTCGGCGACATGAAGGGCGACGTGTTTTATGCGCGTCCCGAATTCTGTACCGATAACGGTGCGATGATCGCCTATGCCGGTTGCCAGCGTTTGCAGGCCGGGCAGCATGAGAGCCTGGCCATCAGTGTGCAGGCGCGCTGGCCGATGGAGCAGTTGCCGCCGCTGTAG
- the rpsU gene encoding 30S ribosomal protein S21 translates to MPAVKVKENEPFDVALRRFKRSCEKAGVLAEVRSREFYEKPTSERKRKAAAAVKRHAKKVQREQRRAVRLY, encoded by the coding sequence ATGCCAGCCGTCAAAGTAAAAGAGAACGAACCCTTCGACGTAGCTCTGCGTCGTTTCAAGCGCTCCTGCGAAAAAGCCGGTGTTCTGGCTGAAGTTCGTAGCCGCGAATTTTACGAGAAGCCAACTTCTGAGCGTAAGCGTAAAGCAGCAGCCGCTGTTAAGCGTCACGCCAAGAAAGTTCAGCGCGAGCAGCGCCGCGCCGTTCGTCTGTACTAA
- the dnaG gene encoding DNA primase, whose product MAGLIPQSFIDDLLNRTDIVDVVSSRLQMKKAGKNYTACCPFHKEKTPSFSVSPDKQFYYCFGCGAGGNALGFIMDHDNLDFPQAVEELAKAAGMEIPREESGRPHKPRQPTDSPLYPLLTAAADFYRQALKSHPQRKAAVDYLKGRGLTGEIARDFGLGFAPPGWDNLYKHLSSDTLQQKAMIDAGLLVENAETGKRYDRFRDRVMFPIRDSRGRIIAFGGRVLGDDKPKYLNSPETPVFHKGQELYGLFEARKNNRNLDEIIVVEGYMDVIALAQQGLRNAVATLGTATSEEHLKRLFRVVPNVLFCFDGDQAGRNAAWRALESTLSSLQDGRRARFLFLPEGEDPDTLVRSEGTDAFRARINQHAQPLADYFFQQLTEESDPRSLEGKAHMVTLAAPLIDKVPGANLRTLMRQRLLEITGLSGEAVSQLARSAPQEAPPAYDPGMDYDAMPDYSDFHQPQEAYTPQQEWTPKKPGAGGKKWDKKPWDKNGKRGGDRDEPRGPRVPAAVEPPTMAALRTLLHHPQLAQKVEDAGHFAAEDHTNTQLLVALLEAVQKNPKLNSFQLIARWHGTEQGRLLKALAEKEWLIDGDNLEQQFFDTITSLVARQRERNLEQLLRKARQSELTAEEKNQLRDLLSRNVSASNPTSAGV is encoded by the coding sequence ATGGCCGGGCTAATTCCCCAGAGCTTTATTGACGACCTTCTGAACCGCACCGACATCGTCGATGTTGTCAGCTCGCGCCTGCAAATGAAAAAGGCCGGCAAGAACTACACCGCCTGCTGCCCGTTCCACAAGGAAAAGACCCCCTCGTTCAGCGTCAGCCCCGACAAGCAGTTCTACTATTGCTTTGGCTGCGGCGCTGGCGGCAACGCCCTCGGCTTTATCATGGACCACGACAACCTGGACTTCCCCCAGGCTGTCGAGGAACTGGCAAAAGCCGCCGGCATGGAAATCCCTCGCGAAGAAAGTGGCCGCCCGCACAAACCGCGCCAACCCACCGATTCGCCGCTGTACCCGCTGCTTACCGCTGCTGCCGACTTTTACCGCCAGGCGCTGAAGAGCCACCCGCAGCGCAAAGCCGCCGTCGATTACCTCAAGGGCCGCGGCCTGACAGGTGAAATTGCCCGCGACTTCGGCCTCGGCTTCGCGCCGCCCGGCTGGGACAACCTGTACAAGCACCTGAGCAGCGACACTCTGCAGCAAAAAGCCATGATCGACGCGGGCCTGTTGGTGGAAAACGCCGAGACCGGCAAGCGTTACGACCGTTTCCGTGACCGGGTGATGTTCCCGATCCGCGACAGTCGCGGCCGTATCATCGCGTTCGGCGGCCGGGTGCTGGGGGACGACAAGCCCAAATACCTGAACTCACCGGAAACCCCGGTGTTTCACAAAGGCCAGGAGCTGTACGGCCTGTTTGAAGCGCGCAAAAACAACCGCAACCTCGACGAAATCATCGTGGTTGAAGGCTATATGGACGTGATTGCCCTGGCCCAGCAAGGGCTGCGCAATGCGGTGGCCACCCTTGGCACCGCCACCAGCGAAGAACACCTCAAGCGCCTGTTTCGCGTGGTGCCCAACGTACTGTTCTGCTTCGACGGTGACCAGGCCGGCCGCAATGCTGCATGGCGCGCCCTTGAGTCGACTCTGTCGAGCCTGCAGGACGGGCGGCGCGCACGCTTCCTGTTCCTGCCCGAGGGCGAAGACCCGGACACCCTGGTCCGCTCCGAAGGCACCGACGCGTTCCGCGCGCGCATCAACCAACACGCACAACCGCTGGCCGATTACTTTTTCCAGCAATTGACCGAAGAGTCCGACCCGCGCTCCCTCGAAGGCAAGGCCCATATGGTCACCCTCGCGGCCCCGCTGATCGACAAGGTCCCGGGCGCCAACCTGCGGACCCTGATGCGTCAGCGCTTGCTGGAAATCACCGGTTTGAGTGGCGAGGCCGTCAGCCAGCTGGCGCGCAGCGCGCCGCAAGAGGCGCCGCCCGCCTACGACCCGGGCATGGATTACGACGCCATGCCGGACTATTCCGACTTCCACCAACCGCAGGAGGCCTACACGCCCCAGCAGGAGTGGACACCGAAGAAACCCGGCGCCGGCGGCAAGAAATGGGACAAGAAACCCTGGGACAAAAACGGCAAACGTGGCGGCGACCGTGACGAACCGCGCGGCCCACGCGTCCCAGCAGCAGTAGAGCCGCCCACCATGGCAGCCCTGCGTACACTTTTGCACCACCCGCAACTGGCCCAAAAAGTCGAGGATGCGGGGCACTTTGCGGCCGAGGACCACACCAATACGCAATTGTTGGTGGCCCTGCTCGAAGCCGTACAGAAGAATCCTAAGCTAAACTCATTCCAGCTGATTGCACGCTGGCACGGCACCGAACAGGGCCGTTTGCTCAAGGCATTGGCAGAAAAGGAATGGCTGATTGATGGCGATAACCTTGAACAACAGTTTTTCGACACCATTACTAGCTTGGTAGCTCGTCAACGCGAGCGAAACCTGGAACAACTTCTTCGAAAAGCGCGTCAGAGTGAATTGACCGCCGAAGAGAAAAATCAACTGCGCGACCTTTTAAGTCGCAATGTTTCCGCATCAAACCCGACCTCAGCTGGCGTGTGA